Proteins encoded within one genomic window of Candidatus Saccharimonadales bacterium:
- a CDS encoding YifB family Mg chelatase-like AAA ATPase: protein MLAKVSAPANIGIESTSVEIECDLSNGLPGMCVVGLGDKAVEESRERIRSAIKNSGLVLPPKRITLNLAPADLPKDGTAYDLGIAVAILVASGQIEEPTNALFIGELSLDGSVRTVPGVLAAALLAKARGFSEIFIPKDCAREAALARDVTVYPVETLTQLYRHLTNESPITTLTPKLTAARPTISQVDLADIYGQEQAKRALEIAASGGHNLILSGPPGAGKTLLAKALIGILPPLEYDEMVEVTKIHSLTGHSGPVVERPFRSPHHTASDVAIIGGGKFPRPGEISLSHRGVLFLDELPEFPRNVLEVLRQPLEDGRVTVARAAGSLQFPAEFMLVATQNPCPCGYAGDSLHQCSCSLSQIARYTKKVSGPLLDRIDLLVVVAPVKQDQLLKSQSSESSQVVAARVRSARIVQHKRFSKQPAKLNAQMNPNDIKKYCQLDDASMSLAKQAMVRLGLSARGYMRCLKVARTIADMDGAADIKTTHLAEALQYRSKV, encoded by the coding sequence ATGTTAGCTAAAGTCTCTGCCCCAGCCAATATTGGCATCGAATCTACGTCAGTCGAAATAGAATGTGATCTCTCGAATGGTTTACCCGGTATGTGTGTAGTCGGGCTAGGCGATAAAGCCGTCGAAGAATCTCGTGAGCGCATTCGCAGTGCCATCAAAAATAGTGGCTTGGTGCTGCCACCGAAACGGATTACCTTAAATTTGGCGCCGGCGGATTTGCCTAAAGACGGTACCGCCTACGATTTGGGTATTGCGGTGGCTATTTTAGTCGCTAGCGGTCAGATCGAAGAGCCAACCAACGCCCTATTCATCGGCGAATTGTCTCTAGATGGCAGTGTGAGGACAGTGCCTGGTGTCCTGGCGGCTGCTCTGCTCGCAAAAGCCAGGGGCTTTAGCGAGATCTTTATTCCCAAAGACTGTGCTAGAGAAGCCGCTCTAGCTAGAGATGTCACGGTTTATCCGGTTGAAACCCTAACTCAGCTCTATCGGCATTTGACTAACGAGTCTCCTATTACTACCCTAACTCCAAAACTTACGGCGGCGCGACCAACCATCAGCCAAGTTGATCTGGCTGATATTTATGGTCAAGAACAAGCTAAACGAGCCCTCGAGATTGCCGCCAGCGGCGGCCATAATTTGATTCTTTCCGGACCGCCCGGGGCTGGCAAGACACTCCTGGCCAAAGCTTTAATTGGTATTCTGCCACCACTTGAATACGACGAGATGGTTGAAGTTACCAAAATTCATAGCCTGACGGGCCATTCTGGACCAGTCGTCGAGCGACCGTTTCGCTCTCCCCACCATACCGCTAGCGACGTGGCTATCATTGGTGGCGGTAAATTCCCCCGTCCAGGCGAAATTAGTTTGAGTCATCGGGGCGTTCTGTTTCTGGATGAGCTACCGGAGTTTCCACGCAATGTCCTAGAAGTACTGCGTCAACCTTTGGAAGATGGCCGCGTCACGGTAGCAAGAGCCGCCGGCAGCTTGCAGTTCCCGGCCGAATTTATGTTGGTAGCGACCCAAAACCCCTGCCCCTGCGGTTACGCCGGCGATAGCCTGCATCAATGTAGCTGCAGCCTGTCCCAAATTGCCCGCTATACCAAGAAAGTATCTGGTCCACTGCTGGATAGAATCGATTTGTTGGTGGTAGTGGCACCGGTCAAACAAGATCAGTTGCTCAAATCTCAGTCCAGCGAATCAAGCCAGGTCGTTGCCGCGAGAGTCCGCTCGGCCCGGATAGTTCAGCACAAACGCTTTTCTAAACAACCTGCTAAATTAAATGCTCAGATGAACCCAAATGACATCAAAAAGTACTGCCAATTAGATGATGCTTCGATGAGTCTAGCCAAGCAGGCCATGGTTCGGTTGGGCTTATCAGCCAGAGGCTACATGCGCTGCCTGAAAGTCGCCCGGACCATAGCCGATATGGACGGTGCAGCCGATATTAAGACCACTCACCTGGCAGAAGCTTTGCAATATCGATCAAAAGTCTAG
- a CDS encoding helix-turn-helix domain-containing protein gives MNDELISSIEDLGLSQKEARVYLANLMLGPATVQKIADQSGIKRVTTYVILESLNNLGLVSQSSRGKKTFFVAEEPKSLQRLLQKKEEAIKEQKSHFQAILPDLDRLINMPVESPNVRFYDTAEGIKTIMASFLESNREVGTLYGISNLDQIYAFFPEFRPTLANPHRQAAGIHSKFIYTSQEGPILKATDKESNRESRYVPSNAYPLNGDITIVGDHIVMLSLSGNKPIGITIQSQELAKALKAIFDLAWLSAAKYNQ, from the coding sequence GTGAACGACGAATTAATTTCTAGTATCGAAGACTTAGGTTTGAGCCAAAAAGAGGCCAGAGTCTATTTGGCTAATTTGATGTTGGGCCCAGCTACGGTCCAAAAAATTGCCGATCAATCCGGTATCAAACGAGTTACGACCTATGTCATCCTCGAATCACTCAATAACTTGGGTTTGGTCAGCCAAAGTTCTAGGGGTAAAAAGACCTTCTTTGTGGCCGAAGAACCGAAATCACTCCAACGTTTGCTGCAAAAAAAAGAGGAGGCGATTAAAGAGCAAAAAAGCCACTTCCAGGCCATTTTGCCGGATCTGGACCGCCTTATTAATATGCCAGTGGAGTCGCCTAATGTGCGCTTTTATGATACGGCCGAGGGGATTAAAACCATCATGGCTAGCTTCCTCGAATCCAATAGGGAGGTCGGCACCCTTTATGGCATAAGCAACTTGGATCAAATTTATGCCTTTTTCCCAGAATTTCGACCAACCCTAGCCAATCCCCATCGCCAAGCCGCCGGTATTCATAGCAAGTTTATTTACACCTCGCAAGAGGGCCCGATCCTAAAGGCTACGGACAAGGAGAGTAATCGGGAATCGCGTTATGTGCCATCGAATGCTTATCCGTTGAACGGCGATATAACCATTGTCGGTGATCATATCGTTATGCTATCCCTCAGCGGCAATAAACCGATCGGGATCACCATCCAGAGCCAAGAGCTTGCTAAGGCCCTTAAAGCTATCTTTGATCTAGCTTGGCTAAGTGCTGCAAAATACAATCAATAG
- a CDS encoding DUF4931 domain-containing protein produces MKAPITPKSEIRRHYFMNQYVVIAPKRNLRPDSFASASNGHKLETPTSPMIERDPAIAEIKGEGGKWAVKVIPNAFPALTLDNPAAYGQQEIIVETPEHNLEFSELSHDQILRVFKAYGDRIKKLSQLPRIRYVSVFKNDGPEAGASIAHAHSQVMALPLIPPALEVEAEAADQYFDQFASCAYCDLLNWEVKQSVRVIYEDKSVCAVAPYASRFPFEAWILPKRHIGNFTDLSAAELSSIAIILKNLTLKLDSIKISYNFFLQNSLSNHDHHFVLKLEPRPNVWAGLELSTEVILNPVNPEYATLWYKGKIK; encoded by the coding sequence ATGAAAGCGCCTATTACGCCCAAATCAGAGATCCGCCGACATTACTTTATGAACCAGTACGTGGTTATTGCACCAAAGCGTAACCTGCGCCCAGATAGCTTCGCCAGTGCCTCCAACGGGCACAAACTCGAAACTCCCACCAGCCCCATGATCGAACGCGACCCGGCCATTGCCGAAATCAAGGGTGAGGGTGGCAAATGGGCTGTTAAAGTTATTCCAAACGCCTTTCCGGCTCTGACGCTTGATAATCCGGCGGCCTACGGCCAGCAAGAAATCATTGTCGAAACACCGGAACACAACCTCGAGTTTTCGGAATTAAGCCATGATCAGATCTTAAGGGTTTTTAAGGCTTATGGTGACCGCATCAAAAAGCTCAGCCAGCTCCCTCGGATCCGCTACGTTAGCGTCTTCAAGAATGATGGACCCGAGGCTGGCGCCAGCATCGCCCATGCGCATTCCCAGGTCATGGCCCTGCCGCTGATTCCCCCAGCCCTGGAAGTTGAAGCCGAGGCCGCCGATCAATACTTTGATCAGTTTGCCAGCTGCGCTTACTGTGACCTGCTAAATTGGGAGGTAAAACAATCTGTAAGAGTGATTTATGAAGACAAATCGGTCTGCGCCGTCGCACCCTATGCCAGTCGTTTCCCCTTCGAGGCATGGATTTTGCCCAAACGACACATTGGTAATTTTACCGACTTGAGTGCAGCTGAACTAAGCTCTATTGCAATAATTTTAAAAAATCTAACATTGAAACTCGATAGCATTAAAATAAGTTATAATTTTTTCTTGCAAAACTCTTTATCTAACCACGATCATCATTTTGTCCTAAAACTAGAACCTCGTCCAAACGTTTGGGCTGGTTTGGAGCTGAGTACCGAAGTTATTCTTAACCCAGTTAATCCAGAGTACGCTACCCTTTGGTACAAAGGTAAGATCAAATAA
- a CDS encoding glycosyltransferase family 2 protein encodes MTSSKSLPTISVVIPAYNEQDFIGQCLESLSEQELKPLEIIVVDNNSRDQTGAIASGYPLVKVIKEPKQGIVYARNAGFNAARGDIIARCDADSHLSKTWLAHIAATFATDTDLAALTGPVGFHDLPKKWTQIEPVLKQAHVVGYFKGTKVLLGHEALFGSNMAIRRPFWLKIKDQVCLDESKMHEDTDLAVHVSQAGGTIKYDPNLQATMSMRRLKSDQISYLQRWIKTGMSHSSAQKAKRSES; translated from the coding sequence ATGACTAGTTCAAAGTCGCTGCCCACAATTAGCGTCGTTATTCCAGCCTACAACGAGCAAGACTTTATCGGCCAATGTCTTGAATCGCTGTCCGAACAAGAGCTCAAGCCGCTCGAAATAATCGTGGTTGATAATAATAGCCGGGATCAAACGGGGGCAATTGCATCCGGTTATCCTCTGGTTAAAGTTATCAAAGAACCAAAACAAGGCATCGTTTATGCCCGTAATGCTGGTTTCAATGCTGCTCGGGGCGACATCATTGCCCGTTGCGATGCCGATAGCCACTTGTCCAAGACCTGGTTAGCTCACATCGCCGCGACCTTTGCCACCGACACCGACCTAGCGGCCCTGACCGGGCCGGTTGGCTTCCATGATCTGCCCAAAAAATGGACCCAAATCGAGCCGGTTTTAAAGCAGGCTCACGTCGTTGGTTACTTCAAGGGCACCAAGGTTTTACTGGGGCACGAGGCTTTGTTTGGCTCAAATATGGCTATTAGGCGCCCGTTTTGGCTCAAGATTAAAGATCAAGTTTGCCTGGATGAATCCAAAATGCATGAAGACACTGATCTGGCCGTACACGTCAGCCAAGCTGGTGGCACCATTAAATACGACCCAAACTTGCAAGCCACCATGTCGATGCGCCGGCTCAAGAGCGATCAGATTTCTTACTTGCAACGTTGGATAAAAACTGGCATGTCGCATTCTTCCGCCCAAAAAGCTAAGCGGAGCGAATCATGA
- a CDS encoding beta-galactosidase, translating to MNQKRFWLIAAASFILATAIMGWLAWTYRSFELAHAGEADRPGVSFSIAYSQELGLNWQQTYLALLNDLHIKRFRLMSYWEEIEPTPGQYDFSALDFEMDQANKSGAKVSLAIGLRQPRWPECHQPAWVANLSPLQQQERLQAVMTAVVERYRDNPALENYQLENEALNTVFGSCSNFDRRRLVSEFNLVKSLDPNHPIIVSVSNEYGLPVGQPRGDEVGFSVYRRVFDATITKHYVSYPFPPWWFGLKAALIEKLLHRTSMIHELQAEPWGPKPTAEMSIQEQDRSMDANRLKASVKYAQATKIKEYYLWGGEWWYWRMVKFNDPSLWDAARTVYKY from the coding sequence ATGAACCAAAAGCGCTTTTGGCTGATCGCCGCCGCTAGCTTTATTCTAGCCACTGCCATTATGGGCTGGCTGGCCTGGACCTATCGCAGTTTTGAATTAGCTCACGCAGGTGAGGCTGATCGCCCCGGCGTCAGTTTTTCGATCGCCTACTCTCAAGAATTGGGTTTGAACTGGCAGCAAACTTACTTGGCGCTGCTAAACGATTTGCATATTAAACGGTTTCGACTGATGAGCTATTGGGAGGAGATCGAACCTACTCCTGGTCAATATGACTTTTCAGCTCTTGATTTTGAAATGGATCAGGCCAACAAAAGTGGGGCCAAGGTCAGCCTAGCCATTGGCCTAAGGCAGCCCAGATGGCCCGAATGCCATCAGCCAGCCTGGGTGGCTAACTTGAGCCCTCTGCAGCAGCAAGAGCGCTTACAAGCCGTTATGACGGCTGTAGTCGAACGCTACCGCGATAACCCAGCTCTAGAAAACTATCAGCTCGAAAATGAGGCCTTGAATACCGTTTTTGGCAGTTGCAGTAACTTTGATCGTCGCCGACTGGTCTCGGAATTCAACTTGGTCAAAAGCTTGGACCCCAACCATCCGATTATTGTTAGTGTTAGCAATGAGTATGGTTTGCCGGTCGGGCAACCGAGAGGGGATGAGGTTGGTTTCTCAGTTTACCGCCGAGTTTTTGATGCCACAATTACTAAGCATTACGTCAGCTACCCGTTCCCGCCATGGTGGTTTGGCTTGAAGGCCGCTCTAATCGAAAAGCTCCTGCATCGAACCTCCATGATTCATGAACTCCAAGCTGAACCCTGGGGTCCAAAGCCGACGGCCGAGATGAGTATTCAAGAGCAAGATCGCAGCATGGATGCCAATCGCTTAAAGGCCAGCGTTAAATACGCCCAAGCTACCAAGATCAAAGAATACTACCTGTGGGGTGGGGAGTGGTGGTATTGGCGGATGGTTAAATTTAACGATCCATCACTCTGGGATGCCGCTCGGACCGTCTACAAGTATTGA
- a CDS encoding DNA-3-methyladenine glycosylase I: MIKERCSWVGSNPLMIAYHDSEWGTPNHNDQKLFEFMVLDAMQAGLSWQIVLNKRAGFEKALNGFDIKQVARLTEADVERLMNDLSIIRNRAKLKATITNAQKVLEIQKEFGSLDKYLWGFVGGETITNSPKHDSHIAATSPKGDAMSKDLVIRGFKFVGPTICHAFMQGAGMVNDHLVSCFRYRELVAA, translated from the coding sequence GTGATTAAAGAACGCTGCAGTTGGGTTGGCTCTAACCCGTTAATGATCGCATACCACGATTCCGAGTGGGGCACACCCAACCACAATGATCAAAAGCTTTTTGAATTCATGGTACTCGATGCCATGCAGGCCGGTTTGAGCTGGCAGATCGTCTTGAACAAGCGGGCCGGCTTCGAGAAAGCCTTGAACGGCTTTGATATTAAGCAGGTTGCTAGGCTGACTGAGGCTGACGTTGAGCGGTTAATGAATGACCTGAGCATTATTCGCAATCGGGCCAAGCTTAAAGCCACTATCACCAACGCTCAGAAGGTCCTGGAGATTCAAAAGGAATTTGGCTCACTTGATAAGTACTTGTGGGGCTTTGTGGGCGGGGAAACAATTACCAATAGCCCCAAGCACGATTCACACATTGCTGCTACCAGTCCAAAGGGCGATGCCATGAGCAAAGATCTGGTCATACGTGGCTTCAAGTTCGTTGGCCCAACTATTTGCCACGCCTTCATGCAGGGAGCGGGGATGGTTAATGATCATTTGGTGAGTTGTTTTCGCTACCGAGAACTGGTAGCAGCTTAA
- a CDS encoding LCP family protein: MKEVMIDGVPEGEPRSFGSKLKRFFLIFGLVLLGLLIAGGIFVWYNLAKLSLNPLDFGALAQTDGHTNVLILGVGDPGHAGQTLSDTMMVVSIDHTNKHVTMISLPRDLRVPIPGHGSAKINDANAFGGPTLAEQTVANVLGIPIHYYIETDFTGLKQAVDDVGGLDITVTERLYDPEYPCPGDRGVCGVDIKPGNYHMNGDMVLQYTRCRKGTCGNDFGRAARQQEVIQKLQDKIAHPGIYLNLKTDAALLTTLRTYAKTDLSANDLVGVGLAMHRATNTTKFVFSTSPGGFLTNGGGSDLAPIGGNFSPIQHYVQTLIAQ; the protein is encoded by the coding sequence GTGAAAGAAGTAATGATTGACGGCGTACCAGAAGGGGAGCCGCGCAGCTTTGGATCAAAGCTGAAGCGGTTTTTCCTGATTTTTGGCCTGGTGCTGCTAGGACTTTTAATCGCCGGCGGCATATTCGTCTGGTATAACCTGGCTAAGCTCAGTTTGAACCCGCTGGATTTTGGGGCGCTAGCCCAAACCGACGGCCACACCAACGTCCTGATCCTAGGAGTTGGTGATCCCGGGCATGCTGGCCAAACCTTAAGCGATACCATGATGGTGGTCAGCATCGACCACACCAATAAGCACGTCACCATGATTAGCCTGCCCCGAGATTTGCGAGTGCCGATTCCAGGTCATGGCAGTGCCAAAATCAATGACGCCAACGCCTTTGGAGGTCCAACCCTGGCCGAGCAAACTGTGGCTAACGTCTTAGGTATTCCGATCCATTACTACATCGAAACTGACTTTACCGGCTTAAAACAGGCTGTTGATGACGTTGGTGGGCTAGATATCACCGTCACAGAGCGCCTCTACGACCCAGAATACCCTTGTCCGGGTGATCGAGGAGTCTGCGGAGTTGATATCAAACCAGGCAACTACCACATGAATGGCGACATGGTGCTCCAGTACACTCGTTGTCGAAAGGGGACCTGTGGCAATGATTTTGGCCGAGCCGCTCGCCAGCAAGAAGTTATTCAAAAGCTGCAAGATAAGATTGCTCACCCCGGTATTTATCTGAATCTCAAAACCGATGCTGCACTGCTAACGACGCTGCGCACTTATGCCAAAACTGATTTAAGTGCCAATGATCTGGTGGGCGTCGGTTTAGCCATGCATCGGGCCACTAATACTACCAAGTTTGTCTTTAGTACTTCTCCGGGTGGCTTCCTAACCAATGGTGGTGGATCAGACCTGGCTCCAATCGGTGGTAACTTCAGTCCGATCCAGCATTACGTTCAGACTTTGATAGCCCAATAG
- a CDS encoding cupin domain-containing protein gives MLGWVDDIEKLTKDNTNFRTEVWTGQYSQLTVMTIEVGGEIGNEVHPEIDQFLRLEAGKAKVQFGKTKDQVDEEHEVEDDWAIIIPAGTWHNVVNTGDKPLKLYSIYSPPNHPKGTVHVTKAEADAAEAVEHGN, from the coding sequence ATGCTTGGATGGGTAGATGATATCGAAAAACTTACTAAGGACAATACTAATTTCCGAACCGAGGTTTGGACTGGTCAATATTCACAGCTCACGGTCATGACAATTGAGGTTGGGGGTGAAATTGGTAACGAGGTTCATCCGGAAATTGATCAGTTTCTCCGCCTGGAGGCAGGTAAGGCCAAGGTTCAGTTTGGCAAAACCAAGGATCAAGTTGACGAAGAGCATGAGGTCGAAGACGATTGGGCCATTATCATTCCGGCCGGAACTTGGCATAATGTCGTAAACACTGGCGATAAGCCGTTGAAGCTGTACTCGATCTATTCGCCGCCCAACCACCCCAAGGGAACGGTCCATGTGACCAAAGCCGAGGCTGATGCGGCCGAGGCGGTTGAGCACGGTAACTAA
- a CDS encoding L,D-transpeptidase family protein, which translates to MSQSRFIKFITVSSFIVGAIFMAANLFLSSAYADRVLPGIHLAGIDLSGMRGSQVRAAASRVVAEQNSIKLSVDNQNFDIHAADVDLTTDPVAIASEAIKTNQKPWLPILGFVQPPKQLGLRYQVDGEKVQNLLQTILPKFSVAPTDATITVDNGRPTIQPGANGKAVDPNQAHSLLTDALGLGATSLHLDSAPVAPVLTPENLQPIVAQIKQRMKMTIILSYQGKKFQPDAATIGSWLGAAEGDNGQPILVAKPDQIKKYLASVSKSVDIKPKDKVINTVNGSVQSTTEGTNGLRLDQDTLTTSLAGRVLADQSLKTEVPTQVLAFKTIYNRTYNLDFGKYIEVNLSMQHLWVYQDHQVVMDTPITSGSTGTGHPTVQGLFAVYTKERNRWLDGRPLGYNYDVYVQYWMPFYADYGLHDATWRHSFGGPDYYYGGSHGCVNMPPPSAAWLYGWVDVGTPVWIHG; encoded by the coding sequence ATGAGCCAATCGAGATTTATTAAGTTCATCACCGTCAGCAGTTTTATCGTTGGGGCTATTTTTATGGCCGCCAATCTATTTTTATCGAGTGCTTACGCCGATCGGGTTCTGCCCGGGATTCATTTGGCTGGAATTGATCTATCAGGGATGAGGGGCTCTCAAGTCAGAGCAGCGGCTAGCCGGGTGGTGGCCGAGCAAAATTCGATCAAGCTTTCGGTTGATAACCAAAACTTCGACATTCACGCTGCGGACGTCGATTTAACCACCGATCCCGTAGCCATCGCTTCTGAGGCCATTAAAACCAACCAAAAACCTTGGCTGCCAATCTTAGGTTTTGTTCAACCACCCAAGCAATTGGGGTTACGCTATCAGGTGGATGGCGAAAAAGTCCAAAACTTACTCCAAACCATTTTACCTAAATTCTCGGTTGCACCAACCGATGCGACCATCACCGTCGATAACGGACGTCCAACCATTCAGCCAGGCGCAAACGGTAAAGCTGTTGACCCTAACCAGGCCCATAGCCTACTAACCGATGCCCTCGGGTTGGGTGCGACCAGTTTACACCTAGATTCAGCGCCTGTCGCACCGGTTCTAACACCCGAAAACCTCCAGCCGATCGTGGCCCAGATCAAACAGCGTATGAAAATGACCATCATCTTAAGTTATCAGGGCAAGAAATTTCAGCCTGATGCGGCTACCATTGGTAGTTGGCTAGGCGCCGCCGAAGGGGATAATGGTCAACCAATCCTAGTAGCAAAACCAGATCAGATCAAAAAGTATTTGGCTAGCGTGTCTAAATCAGTTGATATCAAGCCCAAAGATAAGGTTATTAATACCGTAAACGGATCGGTTCAATCGACCACCGAAGGCACTAATGGCCTGCGTCTCGATCAAGATACCCTGACTACTAGCTTAGCTGGCCGGGTACTGGCCGATCAAAGTCTAAAAACCGAGGTTCCGACCCAAGTTCTGGCCTTCAAAACAATTTATAACCGGACTTATAACTTAGACTTCGGCAAATACATCGAAGTCAATCTATCGATGCAACACCTTTGGGTCTACCAAGACCATCAAGTGGTCATGGATACCCCCATAACCTCCGGCTCAACTGGCACTGGCCACCCAACGGTTCAAGGCCTGTTTGCGGTTTATACTAAAGAGCGCAATCGCTGGCTGGACGGTCGACCGCTAGGCTACAACTACGACGTCTACGTTCAATATTGGATGCCATTCTATGCCGACTACGGGCTTCATGATGCCACGTGGCGCCACAGTTTTGGCGGACCAGACTATTACTATGGTGGCTCACATGGCTGCGTCAATATGCCACCGCCCTCAGCCGCTTGGCTGTATGGCTGGGTCGACGTTGGCACGCCAGTTTGGATCCATGGCTAA
- the smpB gene encoding SsrA-binding protein SmpB gives MKILALNKRARFDYDISEKLIAGLVLTGPETKSAKAGHLSLKGSFVAIKAGEAYLTNASINPYPQTATHIAQEPLRSRKLLLHQKELDKLVASKQAGLSIVPLAAGVERGYVKLEIAIGRGKKLYDKRQSIKKRDSSRELDRTLKQRSQS, from the coding sequence ATGAAGATCCTAGCCCTCAACAAACGAGCCCGCTTTGATTATGACATTAGCGAAAAACTGATTGCTGGCTTGGTTCTAACTGGGCCGGAGACCAAAAGCGCCAAGGCCGGTCATCTTAGTTTGAAAGGCAGCTTTGTAGCCATTAAAGCCGGTGAAGCCTATTTAACGAATGCTAGCATTAATCCCTACCCCCAAACCGCCACACACATCGCCCAGGAACCCTTGCGCTCTCGTAAATTGCTCTTACATCAAAAGGAGCTAGATAAGTTGGTGGCGAGCAAGCAGGCTGGCTTAAGCATCGTGCCGCTGGCGGCTGGCGTTGAGCGTGGCTATGTTAAATTAGAAATCGCCATCGGGCGCGGTAAGAAGCTCTATGACAAACGCCAATCAATTAAAAAACGTGATAGCAGCCGCGAACTCGACCGCACTTTGAAGCAGCGTTCACAAAGTTAA